A genomic segment from Spartobacteria bacterium encodes:
- a CDS encoding transposase codes for MIDRKHEVSITRQAKLVGVSRGSVYYQPRPVSSEDLSLMRRIDELHLEHPFMGARMLRDQLVRAGFSVGRKHVGSLMGRMGGAALYRTNPAPA; via the coding sequence ATGATCGACCGCAAGCACGAGGTTTCCATTACGAGGCAGGCCAAACTGGTCGGGGTAAGCCGTGGCAGCGTGTATTATCAGCCTCGGCCGGTGAGTTCCGAAGACCTATCGCTCATGCGCCGCATCGACGAATTGCATCTCGAGCATCCGTTCATGGGCGCCCGGATGCTTCGGGACCAATTGGTTCGAGCCGGATTCAGCGTAGGCCGTAAGCATGTTGGCTCGCTAATGGGGCGCATGGGGGGTGCAGCGCTGTACCGCACAAACCCGGCACCAGCCTGA